From Pleurocapsa sp. PCC 7319:
AGAGGCGGAAAGCTGATTGAAGGAGGGGTTGTTGACCAAGACGGAAATTTAGAAAGTGCTAGTAATGTATTATTTGAAAATTGCTTTGCTACCTGGCGCATGACTGGGTTAACCTTGAGAGTTAATATCAGCTCTTAGAAAGAGATTTATAATTTAGCCACATAAGTTGCGATACAATACAAGTCGCTTTACTAGGACAGCAAAGGCATTATGGGGAACACATTCGGACATTTATTTCGTATTACTACTTTCGGAGAATCTCATGGTGGAGGTGTTGGCGTTGTTATTGACGGCTGTCCACCCCAACTAGAAATTAGCGAAGCGGAAATTCAGGTGGATTTAGATCGCAGAAGACCAGGGCAAAGCAAGATTACTACCCCCAGAAAAGAAAGCGATACTTGCGAAATAATTTCGGGAGTTTTTGAAGGTAAAACCTTGGGAACTCCGATCGCCATTTTAGTGCGGAATAAAGATGCCCGTTCTCAGGACTATAATGAGATGGCTGTCAAATACCGTCCTTCCCATGCTGATGCTACCTATGATGCTAAGTATGGAATCCGTAACTGGAAGGGAGGTGGACGTTCTTCAGCCAGAGAAACTATTGGTCGAGTTGCTGCCGGTGCGATCGCCAAAAAGATTCTCCAGCAAGTCACTGGAGTGGAAATTGTGGGCTATGTGAAACGGATTAAAGATATTGAAGCCGAAGTAGACCCCAACACTGTAACCTTGGAACAGGTAGAAAGTAATATTGTCCGTTGCCCCAATGCTAAATGTGCTGAAACTATGATTGAGCGCATCGATTTAGCCAGAAGAGATAAGGATTCTTTAGGTGGCGTAGTAGAATGTGTAGCCCGTAATGTGCCTAAAGGTTTAGGAGATCCAGTATTTGATAAATTAGAGGCCGATTTAGCCAAAGGCGTAATGTCTCTTCCTGCAACCAAAGGCTTTGAAATTGGTTCTGGTTTTGCTGGTACGACTATGACTGGTAGCGAACACAACGACGAATTTTATATCGATGAAAACGGCGAGACTCGCACGGTTTCTAATCGTTCGGGAGGAGTCCAGGGAGGGATTTCTAATGGAGAAAATATTGTGATTCGGGTGGCATTCAAACCCACTGCAACTATTGGTAAAGAACAGAAAACAGTAACCAAAGGTGGGGAAGAAACTGTTCTAGCTGCTAAAGGTAGACACGACCCCTGTGTCTTACCTAGAGCTGTGCCTATGGTCGAGGCAATGGTAGCTTTGGTATTATGTGATCGCCTTTTATATAATCAAGCTCAGTGTAAGACTTTATCTGTTTAAATTAGAGATTATAATATTCTGTGAGCACTACGATATGCTAAAAAATAGAATCCAAAGAGTAATCCTAGAAAATTTGGCAACCATACACCACAGAATATTGATATTACGCCAACTACAGCTAATGCTGTAAAAAATATCTGTGCAAAAAAGTAACTAAAAATAGCGATCGCGGCAATTCCCAAACTATTGGACTTGCTTGTTGTTCCTGCACTTATACCCAAAGACGAACCCAACAAAGTAAATACAAAACAGGAGAAGGGGTGAGCGTATCTTTCTTGGATGCTAATTTTAAGCTGGCGAATTTTTTTGACGTTATTGGTATTTGTAATTAATTTCAATCGTCGGTAAAGCTCCATGATATTCATCTCACGACGATCGCGATGATGATTGGCAAAATCTAAAATGTTTTTGGTTAACTTAAGAGATAGCTTTTCAAAGTTTCTAGTTTGAGCATAAGTACCATCTGGATTAAGAATATCTTGACGACCCCATAATAGCTGCCATAGTTGTTGTTTTTCGTTCCATTGTGCTGCTTGAGCAATAATTATTTCTTGCAACTTTTTATTTTGGTACTTGAATAAAGTAACACCTTGCATCTGTTTTCCATCAAAGCGATTAGCAATAAAAAGTAATTTCAAATGAGGTTTAAGTTTATTAGTCTCAAATTGTTGATAAATAATTTCTCTTTTGTTATATTTCGCTAATTTAGTTCGATCTACTCCCCATTCTTTTTCTAATATCATTGCTGCTCGATAATTGGCAGGAGGTACAATGAATTCATGAAAAACAAACATAAATCCTGTTACTATTAAGCTTACAAATAAAACAGGAATAATTATTCGATATAAGCTAACGCCAAAACTTTGCAAAGCAATGATTTCACTTCTCGCTGATAGTTGACTGAAAGTAATAATGGTTGCTATTAAAAATGCCATTGGTAAAGCCAAAGTTATAAAAGCGGGTAGTTTTAACAAGTGAATATAAGCAGCAATATTAATAGGTAATCCATCTCTACTTATAAATCTAATCTGTTCAAAAGTAATACCAACTAGTTCGCCAAGAATAGTACAAATGGCAACAGCAAAAATTAAAGGAGGAATGAACTGGCTGATAATGTAGCGATCTGCAAGAGAAATCTTTAGGTGTAGTTTTTTCAATAATTTACCCATCACCATAAAAAAGCTTTGAAAAAGTCAAGTAGATTTATGCTTTTTCAAAGCGGTAACTATAAACTTATTTTCAGTTTATTAATCTAAATACTTGTAGTTAAAGTATAATCACCTGGTGTCATTGGATTAACACTATCAACAGAAATTACATATTCAAAACCTGCTTGAATAGTAAAATTAGTTCTTTCTACTTGACCAGCACCTACATTATCAATTACGGCACCTACTAAATTAACAACTCCTAAGTTATCAATTGAAGAGATCGAAAGCTCTGCATCAAAGACTGAGTCTAGGGTAACATTAACAACATCACCTACATTACCATCAACTAAAAAATTATCTAGATAGAAGATGTCACCAGTTGCTGGATCTGTAAACCGATTATCGTCCTCGCTCAAACTACCCGTTAAACTATCTCTAGTTTGAATTCGATCAATGTCATAAATAGCATCCGTAGATGCATTAGTATCATCTAGACCTGCACTTATAGGATCAACATCTACTGTTTCAATAGCAAGACTATAGTTGCCTGTTTCATTCGGATTACGACTTTCTACGGATACAAAGAAAGGCTCTCCAGAACCAACTCCAAAAGTAAGTTCGTCATCTCCATCAGCATCAAATTCTAGTACGTTTCCCTTAGAATCTAAAATCATTAACAATGGATCAAATTCACTAGAAGAGATGTTAATCGTAACTATATCTCCTGGTTCTATCACAGTTTCTACTGGAAATGAATAGAAGTCATAATAATAGGTTTCATTATCAGAGATATAGGAATTATCTGTATCACTCAAACTACCAGTGACAGTTTGATTAGGTAGAGTAAAACTGGTAATAGTATTTTCAAAGTTGTTCGCTGTTGCAACAACTTCATCAATTGCTGAATTGATTGTCTCAGTAGATAGATCTAAAGCACCTAGGTCAATCTCTGCACCTAAACTTTGTAATTGAGAATCTGTTTGCACATTCTCCCAGGTGAAATCTCCTAAGAAATTAGAAGTAGGGTCGTTACGAATATTATTGAGTTCAACTACAAATTGATCAAAATTAAGAATTTGACCCCCAGCTACTTCAATAGTCTCTAATCTATTTTCAGGTGCTTGCCAATCAATTAAAAGAACATATTGATTAGATGTTGTATCAAAAGCATATAAATGACGATTATCGATGGTAAGAGCATAACTATCTGGACGATTAAAACCAATCCCACTGGTGATTAAACTATCTCCATTGGAATTACCATTATCCAAAATTACAACAGAATTATTATTGCCAATTAGATACTGGTCTTCCCCAGAACCACCTACTAAAACTGCATTTTGTTCTGAAGTTAAACTAGGATCTGTGCTTAGATTATCATTACCTTGTAAACCATAAATAATGTCGAGATTTGAGGCAAGTAAATTATTAGAATTATCATTTGCAAAAAAGCTGTTAAAAAGCGGGTCGTTGCCCAATGACCCTACCATTGGGTTCAAATTTCCAACTGTCATAGTATTACTCCTTAATTATTAATCTGTATACTTGAAATGTAAGTTTTGGAAAAATATTTACAATAAATCTCTAGTATCGCAGCGACTTGCATCACCAAAGCCATCAGAACATTCTACATTTGGAGGAGGAGTAGAACCACCTCCATTACTAGAACCACCTCCACTGCAAGAAGTAGTAAATAGAACAAATATAACTAACAATAGCAATGAGATTTTATTTGAGCCGAAACTTAAAAATTTGGTCATTTTTAAGATTATCCAATTAATTGTACTTTACTAACTTAAATGACAATTAAATTAAGTGTCTATAAGTGAATTTACTATGTTTTTTCTAGTGTTTATACTCAAATTTTTAAAAAAGGAATTAAGAAACTCCTAATTAGGTCTAATTTGATAGATAATAATTTTAAATAAGTGTTTTTCTTTGATAAAAGGAGAAAATAAGATCTTTCTTGATACAACTTTAATCCTTAGTGTTTTCAAGAGATATATTTGTCAATCAAGTAATTAGATTAAAAAAAAATACTTTGATATCAATAAAGGTAAGGATTCAGGTATTAAAAAGAGAGATAAGGTTGCACTCGTTAAGAAAACTGGGTAATGTAACGGTAAGATGAACCAGGAACCTGAGTTAAACGAACTAGAAAAACTCAACCAGTTGTCAAAAAAGGAACTGGTGAAGCTCATACTGAGTCAACAAGAAATCATCGAGCAGCTAAAAATAGAAATAGAGAAGCTAAAAATAAGCAGAAGCCTAGACAGTAAAATATCGTCAAAGCCTCCATCATCAGATTTACTCAAAAAACCAGAAAGAAAAGAAAAGTCATCGTCTCAAAAACCGAAAAAAAGTCCCGGGGGGCAATTAGGACATCAAGGGAAAACAAGAAAAGGATTTGGGCGAGTAGATCGCTGCGAAGTACTCAAAGCAGAAAAGTGCTTGAGTTGTGGAGAACTGTTAGCCTCAGCAGAATCAATCAAGATTGAAACCAACTCAGCAGCAGTATTAGTAGAAAGACCAATAGAAATAGTTGAGTATCAACGTCATCACTCTCTATGTCAGTGTTGTGGAGAAATAACATCGCCACAATGGTCTCATCAGATTGTACCAGGACAAGACTTGGGAATTAAGTTACAGGGATTACTAGGATGGCTAGGAAACTATGGGCATCTACCCTATCAAAAGCAGCAGGAACTATTGCGGGAGTTAGGTCAAATTGAAGTTGGATTAGGAACTTTAGTTGCCAGTAACCAAAGAATTTCAGCAGCTATTAAGCCCAGCATTAGTGAACTAGAAGAATGGATTAATCAGAATCATCCAACCTTAAATATTGATGAAACACCTTGGTCAGTAAGAGGATTAAAAGAATGGTTGTGGGTGTTTGCTAATCCGAATTTTTGCTTATTTCGAGCGGGGGATACTCGTTCGAGAAAAGAAATAGAAGACCAACTAGGCGCGCAGTATTCGGGAATCATTATCTCCGATGATTTCAGCGTGTACAATGGCTATCCGGTCGCAGCACAACAAAAATGTCAGGCTCACTTACGTCGTCACTGTCAAAGACTCATGAAAACACCAGGAATTGACAATGGATCAATGGGACTAGCTTTGACCGAAATTGTGGATTCTGCTTTTCGACAACATCGATTATGGCGTGAAAATAATCATCGGCAGCAATATCTCGATTCTACTACGCAATTAAAAACTCAAATCAATTTAGCTTTGAGTAAGTGGAGTGAGAAGGCAGGTTATGAAGCTGGTAAATTATTACGGAATTTGAAATTAAAAGCAGACCAATGGTGGTATTTCTTAGACCATCCAGAAATTTCGCCTGATAACAATCTCGCCGAACGTGCTTTAAGATTGGCAGTCACTAAACGAAAAATAAGTGGTGGTTCTCGCAGCATGACACGATTTCAAGATACAGCTAATTTATTGAGTGTGATTCAAACCTGCCGTTTTCAGGGTCGCTCTGTGATGGATTTTTTCACTCAAGCTTTATTGGCAACTATCGGTGTTATCGATCGCCCTTCTTTAATCCCTCAATTTAGTACCTGAATTCTTACCAATAAAGTCTTTTTTGAACAGCAAAAATACGTAAATAAAAGTACAGTTATAAATTCCAATTCTAATAATTCAAGTCAACTAGGTGTGCTTAATAACTCTGAACACCGCTGTATGTGATCGCCTTTTATATAATCAAGCTCAGTGTAAGACTTTAGCATCTGATTAAATTAGACAAATATTAAATCAAATGTCTCTTATTCCCCAGATTCAGCTTGCACCTTGACAGCATAATCTTTGAATCGTTCTAAATCTGCTTGGACAGTAGATTCCACAATGTCTCCAATTAAACTATCCATAATTCTGCCGATAATACCTGGTACGGCATAGGCGAAAGTCATTTTGACAATACTACTGCCTCGGCGATCGTAAAAGCGGATTGCTCCCTTATTAGGTAGTCCATCTACTGAACGCCATTCAATGATTTGTTGTGGGACAACCTGGACAATACGAGATAGCCAAGTAAAGTTAAAGCCCCCACTAGCTAATTTCCAACGGGATAATTCAGGATCTTCTTCCAAGATTTTGACTGACTCAATCCATTTCATCCAAATAGTCATCTGTTCGAGATCTGACCAGAGACTCCAAGCTAATTCAATGGGTACAGGTACTTCTATTTGTACAGTATGTTCTAGCCAATCTGTCATCTTTTTTGAAGTTCTATATTACTAAATTACCTAACAAAAATTATCTCTACACCATGACAGATTTTAGCTGTTCAGCATTAGCTAAGATTACTTTAGCTGCCTGCTTACCAGATATAGTTGCGCCTTCCATACTATCAATATAATCCTGTTGGGTATAACTACCCGCCAAGAAAAAGTTGAGTATAGGTGTTTGTTGGGGTGGACGATAAGGATCCATCCCTGGAGCTTCACGGTAAAGAGATTCGGCAAGTTTGACTACGCTATACCAAGTCATGTTTAGTTCTCTAGAAGAAGGAAATAACTGACGTACTTGTTCTAAGACGTGGTTGGCAATATCTTCATTCTTTTCTTTGATAAAAGGATCGCCGGGAGTTAAAACCAACTGAAGCAGTGAGCCTTCTCCTGATTTATAGTAGTCTCCAGGGCTGGCTAAGGCTAAATCAGCAAAGCAAGAAAAATCAGCATCGGGTGTATAAAGAAGATTATCAATTCCCATCGCCTGTTTTAACTGCTGGCGTTGCTGGGCATCATTTAATTCTGTTACCCAACCATCGAAACGTAACTGGACTGTGGCTACGGGGACAGCATCTAATTTATAAATATTGTCGAATTCTGACCATTTACGCCACTCTGAAGGAATAACTTTTTTAATTCCTGGAACATCGCAAGCACAGACATAGGCATCGGCAGTAATGGTTTCTTCAGTTTCTCCGTTAGCGACAACTATTCCTGTTACTTTGGTACTATCTGCAGTCTCATCAAATAAAATTTTTCTAACTCGCCGACGAGTATGTATTTTAGTTCCTCTCGCCTCTAAGTATTCCACAATAGGTTTATGTAAATATTCACTGGGAGAACCTTCTAACATCCGCAAGACAGAAGCCTCAGTTTTAGTAGCAAAAAACTGAAAGATAGTCAGCATACAGCGAGCAGAGATGTTTTCTGTATCGATGAAACCTAAGGCATAAGCGATCGGGTCCCACATCTTGCGTAGGCTACCATTATTTCCACCATGACTGCGAAACCAATCAGCAAAGCTAACAGAATCTAAGTTGCGAATGGTTTTCATGGCACCCTCAGAATCAACCAAAGCCCTGACAATCGGACTTGTACCCAGTGCTAAAGAGTTTGCCAGCTTATCTACAGTTGAAAGTTGTGAAGTAGCAAAAAAAGCTTTTAAGCCATTAAACGGCGCACCTGTGAGGAAGCGAAAATCTAGTTCACCTATCCTACCACCTTCATTGATAAAGGTATGGGTATGTTCTTTAAGGCGCAAATTTTCAATCGCCCCCACCTTTTTCATTAATCCAAACAAATTGTAGTAACAGCCAAAGAAGACGTGCAAACCCATTTCGATATGATTTCCTTCTTTGTCTACCCAACTACCTACTTTCCCTCCTACAAAAGGACGAGATTCAAATATTTCTACCTCAGCACCTGCATCAACTAAATCAATAGCTGTTGCCATGCCTGCCAATCCTGCACCAACAATTGCTACGCGCATTAAATCTAAAATTCCCGAAAAGCAGCTTTACCTTTACATATTTTAATATAAATTACTACCCTTCTAACTTTTCTTCACCAAATGCCTTCAACTTATTAAAGAAAGAAGAGACATCAGGTAGAGGTATAAACTGATGAATCGTCTTCTGCTCCTCAGACAATTCTGACCAATTAGCTTGATAGCGAAGTCCTAATGCTGAAACCAAAGAAACTTTCGGT
This genomic window contains:
- a CDS encoding LptF/LptG family permease, which translates into the protein MGKLLKKLHLKISLADRYIISQFIPPLIFAVAICTILGELVGITFEQIRFISRDGLPINIAAYIHLLKLPAFITLALPMAFLIATIITFSQLSARSEIIALQSFGVSLYRIIIPVLFVSLIVTGFMFVFHEFIVPPANYRAAMILEKEWGVDRTKLAKYNKREIIYQQFETNKLKPHLKLLFIANRFDGKQMQGVTLFKYQNKKLQEIIIAQAAQWNEKQQLWQLLWGRQDILNPDGTYAQTRNFEKLSLKLTKNILDFANHHRDRREMNIMELYRRLKLITNTNNVKKIRQLKISIQERYAHPFSCFVFTLLGSSLGISAGTTSKSNSLGIAAIAIFSYFFAQIFFTALAVVGVISIFCGVWLPNFLGLLFGFYFLAYRSAHRIL
- the aroC gene encoding chorismate synthase, which translates into the protein MGNTFGHLFRITTFGESHGGGVGVVIDGCPPQLEISEAEIQVDLDRRRPGQSKITTPRKESDTCEIISGVFEGKTLGTPIAILVRNKDARSQDYNEMAVKYRPSHADATYDAKYGIRNWKGGGRSSARETIGRVAAGAIAKKILQQVTGVEIVGYVKRIKDIEAEVDPNTVTLEQVESNIVRCPNAKCAETMIERIDLARRDKDSLGGVVECVARNVPKGLGDPVFDKLEADLAKGVMSLPATKGFEIGSGFAGTTMTGSEHNDEFYIDENGETRTVSNRSGGVQGGISNGENIVIRVAFKPTATIGKEQKTVTKGGEETVLAAKGRHDPCVLPRAVPMVEAMVALVLCDRLLYNQAQCKTLSV
- the zds gene encoding 9,9'-di-cis-zeta-carotene desaturase, yielding MRVAIVGAGLAGMATAIDLVDAGAEVEIFESRPFVGGKVGSWVDKEGNHIEMGLHVFFGCYYNLFGLMKKVGAIENLRLKEHTHTFINEGGRIGELDFRFLTGAPFNGLKAFFATSQLSTVDKLANSLALGTSPIVRALVDSEGAMKTIRNLDSVSFADWFRSHGGNNGSLRKMWDPIAYALGFIDTENISARCMLTIFQFFATKTEASVLRMLEGSPSEYLHKPIVEYLEARGTKIHTRRRVRKILFDETADSTKVTGIVVANGETEETITADAYVCACDVPGIKKVIPSEWRKWSEFDNIYKLDAVPVATVQLRFDGWVTELNDAQQRQQLKQAMGIDNLLYTPDADFSCFADLALASPGDYYKSGEGSLLQLVLTPGDPFIKEKNEDIANHVLEQVRQLFPSSRELNMTWYSVVKLAESLYREAPGMDPYRPPQQTPILNFFLAGSYTQQDYIDSMEGATISGKQAAKVILANAEQLKSVMV
- a CDS encoding IS66 family transposase encodes the protein MNQEPELNELEKLNQLSKKELVKLILSQQEIIEQLKIEIEKLKISRSLDSKISSKPPSSDLLKKPERKEKSSSQKPKKSPGGQLGHQGKTRKGFGRVDRCEVLKAEKCLSCGELLASAESIKIETNSAAVLVERPIEIVEYQRHHSLCQCCGEITSPQWSHQIVPGQDLGIKLQGLLGWLGNYGHLPYQKQQELLRELGQIEVGLGTLVASNQRISAAIKPSISELEEWINQNHPTLNIDETPWSVRGLKEWLWVFANPNFCLFRAGDTRSRKEIEDQLGAQYSGIIISDDFSVYNGYPVAAQQKCQAHLRRHCQRLMKTPGIDNGSMGLALTEIVDSAFRQHRLWRENNHRQQYLDSTTQLKTQINLALSKWSEKAGYEAGKLLRNLKLKADQWWYFLDHPEISPDNNLAERALRLAVTKRKISGGSRSMTRFQDTANLLSVIQTCRFQGRSVMDFFTQALLATIGVIDRPSLIPQFST
- a CDS encoding SRPBCC family protein; the encoded protein is MTDWLEHTVQIEVPVPIELAWSLWSDLEQMTIWMKWIESVKILEEDPELSRWKLASGGFNFTWLSRIVQVVPQQIIEWRSVDGLPNKGAIRFYDRRGSSIVKMTFAYAVPGIIGRIMDSLIGDIVESTVQADLERFKDYAVKVQAESGE